CTAAAACACGAAGATTAATtcatgtataatatattttatttgcgaTTAACATATGAACTAGTGGAGGCGAGGAAAGGGGGACGGGACCTGGTCACTGTAGAAAGATGTTTTCGAACATCGAAAGCTTCTTCGGCATTTGAATCGGCTAATTGAGACGAAAGCAGGAGGAGAAGCAAAAAGAGAGCCCTCTCCATAGTGTCTCTATCTGCAATATCTATGTCGCTCGCTcttgataaaaagaataaacagGAAGGAAGCAGGTGAAATGAAAGTATTTCTGCCTTGCCACTCACGCCATTCACGCCATCTAAAGAAGGCTTTCGCTGCTTGCTTTTGGGATGTTTATAAACTGATTCTTCTCTTCCTTATGCATTCCACGCTACGCGGCCCCTCTGTGAAATATCAAGCGAAAAGCAAATTTCtctttagaaaaaaagaaaagaaaaaaaggtcaTGGCACTAATTTACTCTCATAcaattggatttaatttttataaaaaaattttactcattatcttcataatatatataattttttaatttttttaaaaaatatataatatatgaataataaataggaGAATtgagttaatttaaaaaaaataaaataaaaaataaaataattataatatatgaagATAATAAGTAACAAAACTCAATTCTATATATCAGGATAAACgataatttcatctcatttaattattattataattttttaaaatttttaaacaaaatataaaaaataattcaatatttttaaatcttaaaataaaaataatattaaaaattaatattataataatattttatttaaacttttaaaaaattccaTATATAGTCCCCCTAAACCCGTGCACGAACTGATAAGACGATTCATTTCATTAAACGACATTCTACCCGATGTGGACATTTGCCTCATATGTGATGAAACGAACCCTTTTGAATTGAGAGGAAAATACTCCTGATCGAGtattattgtattgaaaaaGTCTAGTTACAATCACACTTGTACACTAATATGtactaatttattgtgattggtcaaaaaatagattttattaaaaacagtgctaatttaacttttaaatatgaaaaaatcaatattgatacgcagattaataaataattttgtttgtatataacaaaattctatTGTATTATCAAGACTCTCTCGAGTCTATTGTCGTTGCGAGGACTAAGACATGTCTTTCTATTTTTGTGTCAATACCCCGCTTAATAGgcttattataaaatttattataatggtaatataaaaaaaaattcaataaattgaagtgcacataataaaatagatttttctcCTACTAACTTTGTTTGAAACGTGAATTGAAATTGAACTAAACTgatatcaatttaattttaagctaaattttatatcataacatctaactctcaaatcactaaattcatctaaacttaaaatctttttaCACGTTAGAcctacaattttttcaattcaacatcTCTTTACATGTAGCACTCACAACCtttttaacttctcataaatataaaaaaaattcatcttaattaacttctcataaatataaaaaaatttatcttaaaatttaaatacatataaattcatcttaagTAGACCTTACAAAACTTATTTCATCatcttaacttattattattcataaaaaaaaaaaaaaaaaactcaacttaTCTTAACTAAGCTAAATATCCAAACCGGCCTTACTGCCtcaaatttagaaaatgaaatgtGTACTGCTCATTATGATATCAGCTCGTGTGTATATATGTACCTTTGTTTTATCCGTGCGAGTATCATTACTCCTACTCCCCTACAATTCTCGATTCATGCATGCTACAATCTCTACGTCCGATTAAACAAGACCAACGATACTTAAAAGCATGACATctaagcccaaaaaaaaaaatacataaaaatacttGAAAGCATGACATCTAAGCAAAATAACTGTTTCGACACTGAAACCTATTTTCCTCGAGGCCTTGCCTATTTTCCTCGAGGCCTTGCCGAATCTTTTCATGCCCGAAACAGGAACAATCATCACGCACTTCAAAGTAACTCGTCAGTTCCTGTTAACCTAGCAAATTCACCTTCATCAATGGCTCCCCTCTTAAGCCTTTTCAGCAGGCGGTATTCTCGTGCCaaatcatcttcatcttcaattgTCTGGGCAGCACGTCTCTGTTTAGCTGTTTTCTTCCTCATTATGGTAGCTGCAGGCTTTGTGGTTTTCTTGGGCTTATCGGGTTTTGGTTCTCGCTGTTGTGCTTCTTTCTTTGCTAGCagattcttctttctttgtttctcaCGAGATTTATCTCTGAATCATCAATGACAGGCCATAAGCACAGGCTTACATGGAAAATTGCAGGAAACAAAATTCATCACACTACATGCACAAGGCATGCGGAATGATAGGTTTACTGGTTTCATACAAAAATTATacgtgataaaaataaatacatttcatatcaataatCACTTGTTTGCCAGTTCTAATATGGAACCATGGTTATATTTCGGGGTGAGTAGCCTACTATCAAAAGATTTATTCTCTTTATATTTTCCTCTATGTTGTCCCTTTTCAGTCCCAAGAGATGTTCCTAACTATGTCTTCAGTTGACATAGGTCACTAACAAAGCCAATTCTTTTCGTGAAATCACAAAACCAATAGATTAGGTTCTTTATAGAAagacaatccaaataataaaataagaggtTTCATCTTTTATTACTACCAATATTGAATTGCCTGTTGGGGACTTAAAATCatcttaaaactatttttacaaaaagttacATTCATGATATGAAGAGGCCTTACTTATATTTGATCTCCTGCAAATTGATGTTTTCAGCTGGAGTGAAGCCCTCGGTTGAAAGTGAGTGGTGCTTTACTTCAGGCATTGAAGGGAGCTGTAATAGGCCATAGCCCATGGCCAATTTCCCAATTTCAAGCTCTTTCCACCTGgataaataaatgataatgaTTTAATAAATAGTTAAAGACAAACAGCACTGTAGTAAAAGATGAAGGCCTGTTAGTCACCTGAAAATATAAGAGCAGTGATGCTCCTTATATGCACGAATGTATGAAACAAATGCCCTGACTCCTTTCTCCATGACATCACGGTCCTTTTTGGCTGCAGACTGGATCTGAAACAAGATTTGAATTCAGGTTGGATCAATTATTCACCAaatcaaaattagaaaaaatggaGTTAAAATTTAATCCCATAGAGATAAGATACGAATGTTCTCTTTTGCTGTCATTGTCAGTTTTGGGAAAGAATTCCATATAATCACTGTGAAGCTTGATGGACTTGACAAGAGTTAGATATTCAACAAGCTTAAGGACCTTCTCATTTTGCTGCAGATAGCGCCACTCAATCCAAAGGAGTCTGTTTGCATTAAAAAGGTGGAGACTAGAGAGAGAGTGGTACAAATTCATGCTTACCTGAGGAACAACTTCAGGAGCCTCATCTGAGCATTTCCTCTCCACAAGAGAAACCCTTTTTATATGTAGGAATTCTACATAAGCTTCCTCCTGTAAGAATGGAACTAAAAATATTCTCATCTTAAATTAAaaccagaaaatgaaaaatgaatgaaaatagaGCTTAATTATCACATGGATACTGATCTAAGATTTTCACCTTtggcaaaagaaaaacaatggcaTTTCCTAGTCTACCCATCCGGGCAGTTCGGCCAACTCTGTGTATGAAAACATCTGGATTTTGAGGAGGATCATACTGTAAGAGCAACCAATAGATAAATCACCACTTAACACTTAGctttaagagtaaaatttaaaagaaaaaaagaatatgtCTTTAAAGATAACATAACAGATAGGCTACACCAATCTAGGTAGTTATTAAGCTACCTGCAGGATACAATCAACATCTGGAATGTCAAGTCCACGTGCTGCGAGATCGGTACATAAAAGAATACCACTTGAAAGGGCTTTAAATGAAGCTAATGCCTTTTCCCTCATAGTCTACAATCATGATAAATCAGGAAATCCACAATTAGTCCATAAAATGCTACTCCTCGATATTGACTCAGTGTGCTAATATTACCTGCTTCATCTGCCCATGCAATGGGATCAAAGAGAACCCCTTCAAAACAGAAAGGCGTGGAAGAACGACTCCCCAGTAATCAACACAAgcacaagtcatgtaatatctGCATAaggcaagaaaaataattttatgaactGTACTCTAATGAggtaaccataatatatatatatatatatatttataagtaaatgAGGTAGCCATAATATGCTGGCATAActtacattataattttttttgacttGTAGTTGATAAGAAGATCAACAAGCTGGGATGGTTTCTTATCTGCTTCACATTCCATGTACtgcaagaaaaattgaaacttcAACTTAAAACTAAGTGATTGATGAAGGACAGATAAAGGCGCAACTCTTGAAGAGAAACAGTAGAatgtaataaaatttacatggttTCTGGCGTGAGTATCAGATGTTCTTATACATTTGGTTGAAAATGTTTCTCAATGTTCTCAATCATAGAACATGACAGCACCATAAATCATCCATTTTTAAAGTTTATCTTCAACTCCACTTAAAATGAAGTTCCAAGTAACATGACTTCATAAGGATGGCGCAGTTTCTTTTTCCCCAATTGTgtaaaaaatatagaataagAAGCCATCAAGGAAAGCATCCAGTAAACTAAATGTACATACATTCTCAAACAACACCATATACACAAACACCTTCATGAACCAACCAATTGCTGATATAGTCAAAGCATCAGTCAGACAACATTAAGACTAAACCAACGGGTAATCCAAGTCAAAGTGCAATTTCACAAAATGGAGGTAAATCAACTGGAAATGTAATGTACCGCGTTGTGAAGGCCTGAAGGTGTTTTCGAAAAGTTAAGTTGTCCTGATGATAAAGGACCATTCACCAGCTTTGTTTCTGCCCTAACTTCAACCTTTACAGGATTCCTCAGCCCTGCTTTAGATAGCTCTTCAACCGCCTCGGTTTGAGTAGCTGAAAAAAGACCAGTTCTACGAAGCTTTGGTAAACGAGATATAATGGAATTAATCTGTTTCTGGAACCCCATATCCAATAGCCTGTCAGCCTCATCCAAAATCAGAATCTGTaccaatcaagaaaaatagcataTAAACTGCACGATCATATTATTCTATAGCATCTCAAGAGCACACGGTGGATATTTCAAAAAAGTATAGTCAAGTTCAGCACTAGCCATGCATTTTACAGAAATAGAACATTATTGCTAGTCATTTAAAATGTAACAGAAATGTCAAAGTAAAATTGTAGCGACACATGTTAAATGCTGCTAGATGCCACGAAGGTTGCAATCCTATAGAAACATTTAAGGTAACTTTCAGTACAGATTTCAAACCCTAAAATAGCCCTTACGTGATTAATAAACTATTCaccccctaggggttggctcaagtgataAAAGCCTTGGTCGAAGGTTCGAATCCTcgcaaacaatttctagaggCCACCGGATTGAGAGAACTTTCCCTAGAATTACCCGAGTAGCATTTGCCCATGCACCCCGGGATTAATTGAGATTGTGTTCTCGCACACACTATACCGATCAAAAATAAAACTACTCGCTGGACATTTCTACGGAATAGTTCTTAAAATCCCAACTATGAATTCAGATTCTGTCATCCCAGCATATAACATAGTAATAGTATCCGCGGTAAATATTGAGACGACAAGACCAAACCTAATAATCAGGATAGTGAAGTTACTAGAACAAATACctcgaggttcctaaagtccaAGCCGTCGACGCGTTCCATTATGTCGTATATTCTGCCCGGAGTGCCGACCAATAAATTAGCTcctccctcttctattttcttcagGTCAGCTTTCACTTCCACTCCCCCAACGAGTAACACAGACTTAAAATTTGGTAGTGTCGAAACGAAAGGCTCCGCAACATCATATATCTGCGACGATAACTCCCTGGTGGGCGAGATAATTATCCCCATTACCTGCCAGACCCGAAATTCTCTTTAATTTTCCGGATTattctcagcaaccaaaaaaataatttagaggaAACAATGACGAAGAAATAGAGAGAAACGAACCTGGCGGGGTTTAGGATGAGTTTTGGTTCTGCCGAGGATCTCGACGAGTGGGACCACGAAGGCTAGGGTTTTACCTGAGCCGGTGGCGGCGTCTACGGCCACGTCTTTGTAGCTGCATAGTAAGGGGATGGTGGCGGCTTGGACCGGCGTACAGAACTCGAAGCCAGCTTGGGTTAGGGTTTGTAGGACCGGGTCA
This genomic interval from Carya illinoinensis cultivar Pawnee chromosome 2, C.illinoinensisPawnee_v1, whole genome shotgun sequence contains the following:
- the LOC122301532 gene encoding DEAD-box ATP-dependent RNA helicase 18, whose amino-acid sequence is MDSDSPNRSSALTGTRFSDLNPSLSDPVLQTLTQAGFEFCTPVQAATIPLLCSYKDVAVDAATGSGKTLAFVVPLVEILGRTKTHPKPRQVMGIIISPTRELSSQIYDVAEPFVSTLPNFKSVLLVGGVEVKADLKKIEEGGANLLVGTPGRIYDIMERVDGLDFRNLEILILDEADRLLDMGFQKQINSIISRLPKLRRTGLFSATQTEAVEELSKAGLRNPVKVEVRAETKLVNGPLSSGQLNFSKTPSGLHNAYMECEADKKPSQLVDLLINYKSKKIIIYYMTCACVDYWGVVLPRLSVLKGFSLIPLHGQMKQTMREKALASFKALSSGILLCTDLAARGLDIPDVDCILQYDPPQNPDVFIHRVGRTARMGRLGNAIVFLLPKEEAYVEFLHIKRVSLVERKCSDEAPEVVPQIQSAAKKDRDVMEKGVRAFVSYIRAYKEHHCSYIFRWKELEIGKLAMGYGLLQLPSMPEVKHHSLSTEGFTPAENINLQEIKYKDKSREKQRKKNLLAKKEAQQREPKPDKPKKTTKPAATIMRKKTAKQRRAAQTIEDEDDLAREYRLLKRLKRGAIDEGEFARLTGTDELL